Proteins from a single region of Pyrus communis chromosome 6, drPyrComm1.1, whole genome shotgun sequence:
- the LOC137737956 gene encoding uncharacterized protein, with amino-acid sequence MQLCVTGVPLKLGFRVGFSVKPFVMRARGNARMDSAKTRNRRMQKKYNGTSKRPRLSVFCSDKQLYAMLVDDQNKNCLFYGSTLQKSIRQSPDCSTSEAAKRLGEELVKACNELNKHEISSYDRNGFATGERIQAFEIAISQHGFLSR; translated from the exons ATGCAACTCTGTGTTACTGGTGTACCGTTAAAGCTTGGGTTTCGTGTAGGTTTCTCGGTGAAGCCGTTTGTTATGAGAGCGAGGGGGAATGCCAGGATGGATAGTGCGAAAACTCGAAACAGAAGAATGCAGAAGAAG TATAACGGCACGTCCAAGAGACCGAGGCTTTCAGTATTCTGTTCAGATAAACAGTTGTATGCAATGCTGGTAGATGACCAAAACAAGAATTGTTTGTTTTACGGAAGCACCCTGCAGAAATCTATTCGTCAGAGCCCCGATTGTAGTACCAGT GAAGCTGCTAAACGTCTCGGTGAGGAGCTCGTCAAGGCCTGCAATGAACTCAACAAACATGAAATATCATCTTATGATCGCAACGGTTTTGCTACTGGGGAAAGGATTCAGGCATTCGAGATTGCAATTTCTCAGCATGGTTTCTTGTCAAGATAG
- the LOC137737955 gene encoding beta-1,3-galactosyltransferase GALT1-like, with protein MKKSYGSIVAACLFMLLVLRYGIINYPAGDSFLTNAFYTNISNPLEWLDTTPPAVQNPENASEVISGETIALSLFAQRNVSNEERQTMHTWNLLKHLINQAQGLPNGVDAIKEAGVAWNSLMASVEEQRLGHTNEISPGKAKEKQCPHFLNKMNGTGIDNSVSKLRVPCGLTQGSSITVIGIPNGFLGNFRIDLTGEPLPGEPDPPVILHYNVRLNGDKVTEDPVIVQNTWTVAHDWGEEERCPSPTPEKNNKVDELDQCNKIVGKTEEQTMRSNVSRQASTAQDRSKSRKYFPFKQGYPFVATLRVGSEGIQMTVDGKHLTSFAFRETLEPWLVNEIRLSGDLKLVSVLVSGLPTSEESEHIINLEELKSAPLSPHKQMDLFIGVFSTANNFKRRMAVRRTWMQYAAVQSGAVSVRFFVGLHKNQIVNEELWNEAQTYGDIQLMPFVDYYGLITWKTLAICIFGTEVVSAKFVMKTDDDAFVRVDEVLASLHRIKVNRGLLYGLINSDSRPHRSPDSKWYISNEEWPEATYPPWAHGPGYVISNDIAKAVSQRYKRGRLKMFKLEDVAMGIWIANMKKEGLNVRYEKEEKVYNEGCKDGYVVAHYQGPREMLCLWQKIQEGQVAKCCGGDR; from the exons ATGAAGAAATCATATGGCAGTATTGTGGCTGCATGTCTATTCATGCTGCTAGTTTTGAGATATGGCATCATAAACTATCCTGCTGGGGATAGTTTCTTAACCAATGCATTCTACACGAATATTAGTAATCCTCTTGAATGGTTAGATACTACTCCACCTGCAGTTCAGAATCCAGAGAATGCTTCTGAAGTGATTTCTGGAGAGACTATAGCCCTTAGCCTCTTTGCTCAGAGGAATGTATCCAATGAAGAGCGGCAAACTATGCATACATGGAACCTTTTGAAACATCTGATTAATCAAGCTCAGGGTTTGCCTAATGGGGTGGATGCTATAAAGGAAGCTGGAGTTGCATGGAATAGTCTTATGGCTTCGGTTGAAGAGCAAAGACTTGGTCACACAAATGAAATTTCACCTgggaaagcaaaagaaaagcaaTGTCCTCATTTTCTTAATAAAATGAATGGGACAGGAATCGACAATAGTGTTTCTAAGTTGCGGGTCCCTTGTGGCCTAACTCAAGGTTCTTCAATTACAGTTATTGGCATTCCGAATGGATTTCTTGGAAACTTTCGAATTGACTTGACAGGGGAGCCTCTTCCAGGGGAGCCCGACCCACCCGTTATATTGCATTATAATGTTAGGCTAAATGGTGATAAGGTAACTGAGGACCCCGTAATTGTCCAGAACACATGGACTGTTGCTCATGATTGGGGTGAAGAGGAGCGTTGCCCGTCCCCAACTCCTGAAAAGAATAATAAAG TGGATGAATTGGACCAATGCAACAAGATTGTTGGAAAAACTGAAGAGCAGACGATGCGTTCCAATGTTTCAAGGCAGGCTTCAACTGCGCAAGACAGATCAAAGTCCAGAAAATACTTTCCATTTAAGCAAGGGTATCCGTTTGTTGCTACACTTAGAGTGGGTTCAGAAGGAATCCAAATGACTGTTGATGGGAAGCATCTAACATCTTTTGCATTCCGCGAA actttggagccATGGCTTGTTAATGAAATAAGGCTATCTGGGGATTTGAAATTAGTTTCTGTCCTAGTCAGCGGTTTACCCACATCAGAGGAGTCGGAGCACATAATTAATTTAGAAGAACTCAAATCTGCACCTCTCTCTCCTCACAAACAAATGGATCTCTTTATTGGTGTTTTCTCTACCGCAAACAATTTTAAACGAAGGATGGCAGTTCGAAGAACATGGATGCAGTATGCAGCTGTGCAATCAGGGGCGGTTTCAGTTCGCTTTTTTGTTGGTTTG CATAAGAACCAAATAGTGAATGAGGAACTTTGGAACGAGGCACAAACCTATGGAGACATACAGCTGATGCCTTTTGTTGATTACTATGGCCTCATTACCTGGAAAACTTTGGCCATCTGCATCTTTGGG ACGGAGGTTGTTTCAGCAAAGTTTGTTATGAAGACGGATGACGATGCATTTGTTCGTGTGGATGAAGTGCTAGCTTCCTTACACAGGATCAAAGTGAATCGTGGCTTGCTCTATGGCCTCATTAACTCAGATTCTCGACCTCATCGAAGTCCAGATAGCAAGTGGTATATCAGCAATGAG GAATGGCCCGAAGCAACTTACCCACCTTGGGCGCACGGTCCTGGTTATGTGATATCGAATGACATAGCAAAGGCGGTTTCGCAGCGATATAAAAGGGGAAGATTAAAG ATGTTTAAGCTGGAAGATGTGGCGATGGGTATCTGGATCGCGAATATGAAAAAGGAGGGTCTAAATGTACGGTATGAGAAGGAAGAGAAGGTCTACAACGAAGGATGCAAGGACGGGTATGTCGTTGCACATTACCAAGGTCCCCGGGAGATGCTTTGTCTCTGGcagaaaattcaagaagggCAAGTTGCTAAATGCTGTGGTGGTGATAGGTAG